Proteins encoded by one window of Streptomyces sp. NBC_01477:
- a CDS encoding dihydrodipicolinate synthase family protein, which translates to MKPRTSPFSGVIPPVVTPLAADGTVDTASLERVVSHLLDGGVDALFALGSSGEVAYLTDDQQDTVLDVVVKTAAGQVPVLAGAIETTTNKVIERAGAATARGVAAVVATAPFYTRTHPTEIDRHFRLIAAACDVPVLAYDIPVCVHSKLSRDLVRTLAADGVLAGVKDSSGDDVSFRQLALDLRDQAGFALLTGHEVVVDAMLLAGADGSVPGLGNVDPHGYRRLHDAAARGDWTAAKAEQDRLARLFEIVAVADPSSASGTAAGLGAFKTALTVLGVIAGNTVSPPMRPLTGQETDRIAAILEQAGLR; encoded by the coding sequence GTGAAGCCCCGCACCTCCCCCTTCTCGGGGGTCATCCCGCCCGTCGTCACCCCGCTCGCCGCCGACGGCACGGTGGACACCGCCTCGCTGGAGCGCGTCGTCTCCCACCTCCTCGACGGCGGTGTCGACGCGCTGTTCGCCCTGGGCAGCTCGGGCGAGGTCGCCTATCTGACCGACGACCAGCAGGACACCGTCCTGGACGTGGTGGTGAAGACCGCGGCCGGGCAGGTCCCGGTGCTGGCGGGCGCCATCGAGACCACCACCAACAAGGTCATCGAACGCGCCGGGGCGGCAACCGCCAGGGGAGTGGCGGCCGTTGTCGCGACCGCCCCCTTCTACACCCGCACCCACCCCACCGAGATCGACCGGCACTTCCGGCTGATCGCCGCGGCCTGCGACGTCCCCGTCCTCGCCTACGACATCCCGGTGTGCGTGCACAGCAAGCTCTCCCGCGACCTGGTCCGCACCCTGGCCGCCGACGGCGTCCTGGCCGGGGTGAAGGACTCCAGCGGCGACGACGTGTCCTTCCGCCAACTCGCCCTCGACCTGCGCGACCAGGCCGGCTTCGCGCTGCTCACCGGACACGAGGTCGTGGTCGACGCGATGCTGCTGGCCGGCGCCGACGGCTCCGTGCCCGGCCTCGGCAATGTCGACCCGCACGGCTACCGGCGGCTGCACGACGCCGCCGCCCGCGGCGACTGGACCGCGGCCAAGGCCGAACAGGACCGGCTGGCCCGGCTCTTCGAGATCGTCGCGGTCGCCGACCCGTCGTCCGCCTCGGGCACGGCCGCGGGCCTGGGGGCCTTCAAGACCGCGCTCACCGTGCTCGGTGTGATCGCGGGCAACACCGTCAGCCCGCCCATGCGCCCG